From Acropora muricata isolate sample 2 chromosome 14, ASM3666990v1, whole genome shotgun sequence, one genomic window encodes:
- the LOC136899655 gene encoding charged multivesicular body protein 4c-like, whose translation MFAALKAVGAFVVNYWEKTKEQRPTVQEAIHALHLAQDDLYEKRQLLIIEIDIAAENIRKNVLVNEQAALVALKQKKRLENQLHKIDGLLSKIGWQKQQLEDANIYKEVVEKMSYASKALEEFHQKLL comes from the exons ATGTTTGCTGCATTAAAAGCCGTGGGTGCCTTTGTGGTGAATTATTGGGAAAAAACCAAGGAACAGCGTCCAACCGTACAGGAAGCGATACATGCGTTACATTTAGCACAGGATGACTTGTACGAGAAGCGTCAATTGTTAATTATAGAAATTGATATAGCCGCTGAGAATATCAGAAAAAATGTACTTGTCAACGAACAAG CTGCCCTGGTGGCATTGAAGCAGAAAAAACGCCTCGAAAATCAACTTCACAAGATAGATGGCTTGTTATCAAAGATCGGGTGGCAGAAACAACAGCTGGAAGATGCAAACATCTATAAGGAAGTGGTCGAGAAGATGTCATATGCTTCAAAAGCACTTGAAGAATTCCACCAGAAATT actataa